The sequence below is a genomic window from Lolium perenne isolate Kyuss_39 chromosome 4, Kyuss_2.0, whole genome shotgun sequence.
GTTGCCTATGGGCAGGTTGTTCCACCGAGTTGCCTGGCTGACCAGGAAATGCTTTGCCAAAACTGAGACGAGGAAATGAATTTGCAGGTGTTTCTACCGTTGCCTGAAAGCGAAACTGTTTTCAGTCATTCGGGCAGTTCTTTTTTTCAAAACTTTCAAGAATCTATTACTAATCAACAGTACAGAGTCTCAAAAGCAATAAAATTACAAATAGGTAATTATACCACCTAGCGCACTAATACGAGTTATTGGTGTGCCGTTGTCCTCACCCTTCATCACCGGAGTTAGAAAAAGCTTATCGGTAGTATAGTTTGTTATAGTAGACAAATGGAAAGCCATTGTGTTTATCGTACTTTGTTGAACCttgagggctttattaatttaaagtcaggCACATCTtatcttttatctaaaaaaaatcaCCGTGCTAAGACTTTAAAAGACTAAAGCAGTAGAGCAACAACTGTCGCCAATGATGATAACCATAGATAAAAAGATACTGACCGAAAACCATACCAACTAACACAAAAATCATCTAGATCCCAAATACCTATCGGCCTTGGCCATTCACCGTCTGCCGACGTTAGACGCACCACTAAAGTGAGGATAGAGTGAGGAGGAATTTATTCTGACTTCAGGATATTATTAAAACCTTTTGTTTATTGGAGCTGAATCTTAGCTCCCTCGAGTGTGATTCTTTTTTCTGCCTACGTGGCCGGGTTGCAAGAGTTGACTTTtaaactgattttttttttttgaaaagggaGTAGACCCAGGCTTTTGCATCCATTGATGCATTAGATGAAAATGTTGTCAAGCCGTAGCACTTTTTTGACAACACCATTTGGTACTTGGTAGCACTTTTTTGACAACACCATTTGGTACTTGGTAGCACTTTTTTGACAACACCATTTGGAATGCAAGTTGTGGCACACGGCGGATAGGCTTGAAAATCTTGGATGACATAGTTATGGCAATTGCAAACTTTGTAACCGAACTCGAGAATCCCTCGCACACCTTCTTTTTAATTGTCGTTTTCACGAGAAGGGTGTGGTCAAACATAAAAGAGTGGATTGGCCTTCATGATGTCAATCAAGATTTGTGCTATGAAGCTTTAATCGTCCAAGATTGGTGGAGATGGTTTGTCCAAAAGCAAGGACAATCTAGGAGAGTGATGGCTTCCATAGCCATGCTTCTCTCAAGGGAGGAGTGGAAGGAGAGAAATGTGTGTGTCTTCCAGAATCACTTGTCGACCGCAACGGTGGCACAAACCAAGGAGGAATCGTCTTTATGGTCAAAAGCCAAAGCCAAAGCCATTAGTATTGTAATGCCACAAGACTAGATGTTTTGTTTCTTACCTTTCCTCTTGTATTGGTCCATTGTTCCCTAACACTCTAAAACTCCTTCGTGTTCGTGCAAAAAAAATTTTGTAAAGAAGTTTGCAACTTATCGATACAAATATAGGCACCGAGAGTATGTCAAGGCTTACCGGGTAAGCTGGCATGACCGACGACGACATGGAGCAAAGGAGGGGAGTCATGACAATGAAAGTAAGCAACTAAACACGATGCCATGTAGTATCAGTACGGTGATTTTATTTAATTTACATTTGGCCATCAATAAGAAACATACCTTCTCTATGGGCACTGCGCTGGTTCGCTCCACCTACGATGGACTTTTAGGCCTTAGAGGTGTGGCGAAACCTTCCCTCTCACCGGCGGGAGGGCCCCTGCTTCTTGGTTTAGGTTTTTTCCTTAGTCTTCTTCGAGATGGTGAGGCGGTGGCGACGCCTTGAAGTTAGAATAATCCCCCCACCCTATCCTCGTTCATGTGGTGCGCATAGCGCCGGGGGAGGCCGCGAGGAGTCATGTGTCTGACCGATCTTCTGGATCCTGTCGGTTTTCGTGTTCATTGGTATGGTTTCAGGCCAATCTCTTCCGATGTATGGTTGTCGGATGATGGTTGCTACTCTTGTTTTGGTCTATTGGGGCTTTAGCACGATGGCTTCCCATATGTCGATTACAACAAGGTCTAATTTGACAAGTTTTGactggctccggtgatggagggggAAAGTTCCGTGGAGGGCCTTCGGCTCATGCTAGTGAGTCTTCGAATTTTATTACATTTGAAGCTATTTGTAATGATGCTGATGAATTATGAATAGGTCAATGTaatttttcgcaaaaaaaagaaATACATGGTAATTTTTTGTTGCAAAAAGGAGCCTGGCATTGAAAGAAACATGTGACATTATAAAGCACCACAAGGAAACAAAAATTACAACAAAATCCTTGAGATGCCATTCGTGTTTAACCTCTAGACCGTTTCGACGACGCGTGCTGCTTCCACTCCTTCCTGAGCTGGTACAAACCAATTGCCAAGATCCGAAGAGAATCAGCAGATCCGGTGATACAAACCCTCACGAGCCCTTGGCAGACTCAAGATCGAATGCCCACGAGGCAAAAAAAGTCTGGAGAGACCTTATTCCAACACGCCATCGCCGCCTGCACCTCCGATGCCGCTCGGAAGACAAAACCAGAGGAAAACAGACTTAAAAAAACAAACGATGAAGAGATCATGTCTCCTCTGCTCTATCCGCCGGCGTGGCCACTAgatggaggggaggggaggggaggggaggggaggggaggagaGGGACCGAGTTAGCCGGATGTAGATGCAGCAGCGGGCACGCGAGTGGGAGGAAGGAATACATGTAATGACATTACTatgatttgttttcatttttctttCACGTTAATAATAGAGCTATGGAAGTACAAAGATGACATGCTAGTGTTGTCGAAAAAAGAAAGATGGCATGAAAGCAAAAGTAGAAGTGAATCGGATTTCTTGAGAGATCACGGAGCAAGAGGCAGGACACGCCCCCCACTGCCGTTCCACTGCCAGTGGCGATGGGGTCAGTCGCCCCGTATATAGGCCACGGATTGGGTCGCGCAGGAGGAATCATACGGAGGACACGACACCCACCACTGCGCTCCGCCTCGATCCAATCCCGCGGCCACCTCCCGGCCCCACTCTCGCGGTCCGTCCCCTCCCTACGCCCGGTCCATACACCCGCAGCCAGACACACGCCACGTGTGAGCCAGCTCGGGCACCAGTCCATACACCGGGTCTACGCACCCTCCGGACCAGTCACCTCCCTCCCCGATCGGAGGCGGAGCGTGGCCGCGGCGCTGATCCCCCGTGGCGGCCTCTGTCGCGCGCGCCCGAAATAAATATCCCACCTCGCCGGCGCCCGCGACCTCCGAGAGCTTCTCCGCCGCGCCCGCCCTAACAAGCTAGCTACCACCCCTCTAGCGCCACCCTGCCGGCCACTGATCACCACCACCACTCCGCTACCTCGCCAGCTCAAGCTCCCGCTGCCGCTCCCGCTACTGGCGCCGAAACCCTAAGCTCCGATGCCGGATCCGGCGGCGGGAGAGGAGCCGCAGCTCCCGGGGGCGCTCTCGCGGAGCAGCTCCGCCAGCCGGCTCAACGCGCAGGCGCCGGAGTTCGTGCCGCGCCCGCCAGCGCCCGCGCCGTTGCCCGTGCCGGTGCAGCAGCCCGCCGTGATCCACGTCTTCGCCGgcccgcccccgccgccgcccgcctcctTCTTCGTGgccggcccgccgccgccgccccgggcCCCGCCGCCCTTCGAGTACTACGCTGCCGGTGGCGGAGCTGCCGCGGGGTTCGCTGCCGTGCTGGACCATGACGCGGGGCTCGAgcagccgctgccgctgccgccagccCAGCCTCAGCCGCAGGGGAGGGAGCTCAACCCGGACGACTTGCTGCACAAGATTACCAAACAGGTTTGGTTTGCTGCTCCCCCTCTTGCTCCATGCTGTCTGCTCTGTCGCTCGATTTCTGGCTAGGTGTTACTAGATCGGCATGGAAAGTTAATTTGCTACTAGTACGTTTCAAGTAGCTACACGTTTGTCGTGTGTGATGCTTCAGTAGATCAGAAAGTCCGCGCAACGGCTTTCTGCCCGTTCGGCTATTTTTGGACAGGCCTGCTGCACCGAATTAGTAGATGTATATTTTGGTACTATTAGCTCTCCGATCTTGCTGGTATCACCGTTAGTGTTGGAGCTGCGTGCACGTACATACATACACGTGCGAGTGGAGTCTGAAGGGCGCAATCATGTCAATTAAATCCTGTGTTGTTTTGTTTTTACTGAGAATCTTATGTCATAAATTTTAACCTTGTAGGTGGAGTATTACTGAGAATCCTGTGTTGTTTTGTTTTTACTGAGAATCTTATTTGATCATAAATTTTAACCTTGTAGGTGGAGTATTACTTCAGTGATATAAATCTGGCCACCACAGAACATTTGATGAGGTTTATTACTAAGGATCCTGAAGGATATGGTGAGTTGTGTGCTCGCATCTCAACTCATTTTGTGAGATTTGTAATGAGTATTTATCATACTGATACCTGGTGTTGactgttttatttctttttttttgaatgaAAGATGTCGTCACTTTAGCTTTCTATTCCATCAATAAAAAAGAAAATCATGTTTAAGGTGTTGCTACTTTAAAGATTTAAGCTGACGGTGAGAATCATAATAGGCTTCCAAAGACAATTACTTGATACCTTATACATGCTACTTTTCCGTTAATTCCCTACACATGAATTACGGTACACGTTTTTCTTTGCTTCGAAACTAAGATATCATGTACTTCCTCTGTTCATAATTATAGGACGTTTTAGACACTTCAAAGTGAAACTAGGTACACACTATAATGAgtgaatctacacactaaaaGTAGACTAGATACATACCAAAATAGATGAATCTACTAAAggctaaaacatcttatattagtgaacggagggagtatttaataggacataccttgcttatttctcttTTCTAAAAGATGTTATGCATGAGCTTTCACAGTATCTTACGCTTCTCATGTTTAGATACAGTTTGTCTCCACATTTCTTTTATCTTATCAGGGATTATGTTTACATTGATTCATTAAGGCATGTTCAATGGACTGGGACTCTGTAGCTAATTTAACATCAATTGAAAAATTGAAATTAACATTTTTTATTCTATCTTATCATGCATGTCAATTGATTACTTTTCACGGGTCTTTCATGTTCAGTTGGGTGTTTGCTGATGCGTGTTGTAGCATTATCTTGTACCAGCTTCTAGCAAATTTACTAATGGGACAGTGCTTGCCATATTTGTCAGAAAATAATTTCACTATAAACTGGACCTCCACATGCTAGTTTTCCTTACTTTATTGATAAAAGTATCATGAAATTAGTTTGTGCCTACTATGAAGCAAAATGAATTCCTTCACTACTTGGACAAACAAATATAATCGGGTATCAGCTATCAAGTTATATGTGGCAAACTGATTTACATTTTCACTCAATGCAGTGCCGATGTCAGTTGTTGCTTCCTTCAAGAAAATTAAGTCTTTGCTGCAAAGTAATTCAATGCTTGCTTCAGCTCTTCGGACTTCATCAAAGCTTGTAAGTTCTACTATAATTCTATTGTACATTGCAGCCAGATCTCAAAATGTAGTTTTTTTAAGTTGTTTCATTCATTGACAGGGTGCTATCCTTCATAGGTCATATGATTAAGATTAGGCACATCATGTCTACTTCTGCTTGTTTGTCTTTCCCCTGCAAATGCATGTGCTTACATAATTTTATaggatgtgtgtgtgtgttgtggggAGGGGACAAAGCTTCTATTCTTTTGAAAAAAACATGTATAACTGTTTGGTTATACATGCAGGTCGTTAGTGAAGATGGAAACAGAGTAAAGCGTGAACAACCATTTACAGAATCAGATCTAGAAGAACTCCAGGTAATTATGAGCCCGTGATACATTGCATGAGACATCCATATGCTTGAGTTTTCTAGTCCACTTTATGGAGAAAATTGATGCTAGACTATAGTATGGAAAACTTTGCGTGTGTTGTAGGCTCGAATTGTTGTTGCAGAAAATCTTCCAGATGATCATTGTTACCAGAACCTTATGAAGATTTTCTCATCTGTTGGCAGGTAATACTTATTGTAGGTCAATACTGAGCGCAACTATTCTGTTTCAGTCGTGAGAAAACTGCCTTGTATGACCATTCTTGTTTTCCCATGTTGCAGCGTAAGGACAATCCGAACATGCTATCCTCAGACCCCAAATGGCACTGGTCCAGTTACTAATCGATCTGCTAAACTAGATATGCTTTTCGCCAACAAGGTAATTATTATTCTTGTTTCTAGCTCTCAAATATTATATTATATTCTTAATGGAAGTTGTGTTCTAATAGTTGTGTGGGGTACCACTGAATGATTATATTTATGCAGTTTGACTGTTATATCATGCCCTCAGTTTCATCATTGCCTTGTTGTGCGTCACCTTTTGCTGATTGTATGTCAAACTAATAGTTTTTACCTCATGGCAGCTGCACGCTTTTGTTGAgtatgatactattgaggatgctgAGAAAGCGGTATTTATCTTTGCACATAAATAGCATCATAACTTATATCCGTATTACCAATGATGTCGCTTCATCTGATGCAGACTCTGGTGCTTAATGATGAGAGGAACTGGAGAAGCGGGCTCAGAGTTCGGTTGTTGAATTCTTGCATGGTAACCATATTATTTGGGTTTAATCAAATTGGACATGAAATAGTTCTGGTGCTTAACTGCTTATACAAACCTTATGAGTTATGATGACAAGTACTTGCCATAAATATCAGATTACGATGAGGCTATATGAATGAAGTATCTGGCATACTTTATTTTTTATTCTCATGATTCCATTCTTTCGCAAATGCGATTATGTGTCTCCATCTGCATTTGGAAAGATGCATTAATAGCGCATAGTTTTTTCTGATTTCTTATTTCTCAGCTTACCTACGTGGATTGCTACTAGAAACTATGGTCAAAGCGTGTTTGGCGGGACTCTTTATCTTTTAAGAATCAATGTTTTTATATTAATTGATCATCGATGCACCGGGTTACTGTGATCAGATCCTGTGACAGCGGAGCAATTTCGGCCAAGGACTAAACTGCCATATTCACGTCCTGTCTCACAAAAAAATGTCCAAAGAACCAAACCCTTGCAAAGCTCTTGGATCTGTTTGAGGATCGGCAAAATGCTTGCCCCGGCCCTATGGGTTCTCGTTGTTCTCCACAAGGACGCGAAATCTGGCAATCTGTCTCAATCGCCACAAGTAGGTATTCATGTTGGCACCAACAGGGCTCCATCGGTACACATGAGCTTCTGCAGCAAGCATGTTTTGCATATAATTAGGGTTGAATCATGGAGATGTATTTAAGTGATGGAATCGTCGATCATCATCATTGTTAGGCTTCTCCGCCCTGTTTTGGCTACTGGCTTTACTATCCAAATTCTTGATTTTAGCATCAAATTCTGtttcaaatactctaattgaTTTTGCTGTACTTGAAGCTATTTTTCTGGCAACTTTGCTCTAGACCATGATTTAAGAACTGATCCGGTGATTCTTATGCCATGTCCTTATGGACTGATTATTCCCTAGTTGGCCCAAAATAACATCTTATTCCATGCTAACATACGAAGGGTCGTGAATTGGCAATACTTGAATACGTAAAGTATAAGTGGATACCACTTGTCCCCTTATAAAAAAATACACTTCAGATTTGCTCTCCAGATAAGAATGTTGTAAGTCCTTTAGAAAGAAATCCTATTTGGTTTACATGTTCCCTCAGTGTCGGCGACTCAGCGCATTTCCATTTGAACCCTCCTGACATATCGTTATGAAGACTGTCATAATGAAACTacaattaatagcaattactttaTAATGGCATCCGGAACCAATAAACACAATCACTTTTGTCAAGGAACAAAAACGGAAGTATGGTAGAGGCGTTGATGCACGGATTGTTCCAAACCAGCCAGCACTGAATTGTGGCTGTATTTTCTCACAAGCTAAATTGCATCATAGTCTGTTTTTCCCAATTCAAAAACCGGGTTTGAACCACCTGAGGTTAAAGATGTGTCTGACTTGAACTGTTCATTGGATGTGTCTGAGTTGAACTGTTGACTGGATAAGTTCAAGAGTTAATTCTAGCAACTCCAATCCTTTTTGCCTCAACATTCTTTTCAAAGATTGGCGTTGCTTTGGCGATGGAGTTTTCTCTACTTTTTGAAGTTATGACTCTGTTTTATGCTTATTCTGGATATAATTCATGCCCGTATAATAAGTATCACCACAACATTTTTCCATCTTTGTTGGATGGGCCGCCAATGAAATTATGACGTGCCCTAATGTTCAGCATTATAAATTTAGCTTGTTAACATGAACACAAAATCAACTGCTTCTCAGAAATTCAGCAATATTGTAGACATGCATTTGAATCAAAATCATGGACCTTTTGGTGTTAACAAGGAATATTTAATGTTACTAACATGAGTGGCCGACCTCAATTCTGGTATAACCACACCTTCACCCTACAGTATGTTGAAACTTCAAATGTTGCCCCTTTTGTTCAGTTCTGATCTATTAGGAAGAATAATAAATTTGATATTTATATTGTTTCAGGATTACATCCATATCATATTACTAATATATGTCAACAGTGTTTTTAAAAGTCTATTTGCATATTGCTGAACTAGTTTAATGTATGCCAACAATCCTTTATTTCATTTGTTTGCTTATTGCAAAAGAAAAACTTTTCCCTAAAACAGTATAATGTCTTTTGTGTTATAGGCTAAGGGAGGCAAAGGTAGAAAAGGTGGGCATGAAACTGATGCACATGGTGATGAGGATGTTTCCACTTCTGATCAACCAAATGATAAACATTTAGAAGAAACATCTCAACCATCAGATGCACTAGGAGAGCATGTTGTAAGTACCCCCTCCGTTTCTTCTGAACATAAGGtctatcccccccccccccccccccccaaatcttGTTTAGTTAAGGTGCATGCCGATTTAATTATCTTTTACCTTGTTTAGCCTCGTTACATTGTTTAGTTAAGGTGAGTAAGAGCTATCTGTTTCTCTCTTCTTCGCAAGGCATTAATAAGACCATTGACACCATGTTCATTCTTTTCTGCCATTCCTTTTATAATGAATTCCCACACCTGACCAAATTGTACGTTCAGAAGAGAAATGCATGAAGTACTATATAATCTCTAGTCTCCTTTATTTTTTGTACAGGGCTTAAAAAGAATTTTAAAAGTAAAACTGCCAACATATTTCTAAATATGGGCCCAGTCTGGTAGCAGTTTTGTGTTGTACTGTTGTTAGCCATCAATCAGCTATAATACAAGAATACTCTAACTTGGTACTTGTCACGTAGTTTGAGCAGTACATTGCTCTGCGAAATTACTTGTTCTTTAAATTACCACTTGAAaatttgtgagattcaattgattGTGTCTGTTTTTGTACCTCCAAGCTTGTTCGAAGAGACTTCTCTCCATAGACCTGAAAACAATTGATTTTTTACAGTCCGAGGAGAGCACTGGTGATACGGGCCGAGGACGTGGCAGAGGCCGTGGACGTGGAGGTAGAGGCCGAGGGCGTGGCTACAATAACCATAACAACCAATACCACAACAACAACCATCCGCAGCACCATCATCAAAACAGCAACAATCAAGGTAACAACCGGGGTGGTGGCCATCCTATTGGAACCCCGCCTTCCAGCCACCCAGTCAAGACTGAGCAGCAGCAGACACAGTCACCGCCTCCGGCAGGAGCTAACAAACAGCAACCAGGGCCACGAATGCCAGATGGCACTCGGGGGTTCTCAATGGGCAGAGGGAAGCCACAAGCATTGACACCCAGCCTGTCCACGTAAACACTGGAACTCGATTCACACCACGAGACACAGCCTGTCAACGTAAACACTGGAACTCGATTCACACCACGAGACACAGCTTGTGCTGATTGTCATGTTGATAGAGAGACGGTGAGAGACTGTCTTTTAGAAGTCTTGTCTTCGAAGTGTGCTTTCTAATTTACAGACCATATACAGTTTTGCGTGTGCTGTGTGTACTTTAAAACCAGTAGCGCCCTGGTTTCTGAGTGATTATGACCAGCATTTTGTAACCTTATTTATTTGCCCCTTTTTGCCTCTTACTGTAATGTTGTACAAGTAGAAGTAAAAGCTCATTTGGGCACAGCAAAAGTAAAGAAAATAAATGGAACATGCTGAAGTATGGTGATGTTTAGTGTAGCGCGTTATTGCATTTCTTTGCCTCCAAGATAAACTGATCGTGTTTCTAATGATGATCCAAGGCAGAATTGCTTGATCACGATGGCAACACTGTCAGCTTGCGTATCTGTTTATGGCTTATCATCAAATGCTGTATTTCTCTCCTCGTGCTAAGGCGAGCTTGGTCATTACGGCTCTGGTTATGCAGATCATGTATGAGTTAAGCATTTCGCTTTAACAAGAGTGGTGATGTCttgtctaagagcatctctaacagagcataTAAAAAATGTAAATCGAAAAACTCAAGTTTAATCTTTAGAAATGTGTTTTTGGATCGCAAAATGGATGGCGCAGAACAAATCTGTAAACTAAAACTAAAAAACAGAATATTCGAAAAGtcatcaccttcttcataggaaaTGTCCGCGCTGCTGCCTAGATCTCCCAACGCGGGTCACCGCCCGCACCCCTAGCTGCAGCCGCGAGCTTGGGATCAGGCTGAGTCGCACACGGAAGAGCCGAGCGGCGGCCGTGGTTAGTGATGCCGCTTGGCCTAGTGCTCTACAGCGAGTGATGCTGCTGCGCGCTGCGCGTTTTTGCTGCTTGGCCGCGCGCATGCCGCTGCTTGAAGCTGCTAGCTGATGTTGCTTGGCCCCGCCTACCTGCCACCGCGATCGTGCCATGGCCTGCCGTGCCCGCTCGTCACGCGCCCCGCATGCAGCCACGAGCTAGGCTGGCAGTGCACAATTTTAGCAAAGCAGCCAGAAATCGGCAGCTGGAGGCGGTAGCACGGACGGCGGCGCTGTAGGAGCGGTTAGAAATCCGTTCAGTTTTGGGCCTGTAAACCATCCTTCGGTCAGTATTAATAGGGGTCGGGTGAGAAATTTTTTGGGCCCCTGAAAAGTTATTCGGACCGGACAGTGAGTTCAGTCTTTGTTCTGCG
It includes:
- the LOC127293981 gene encoding la-related protein 6B, which translates into the protein MPDPAAGEEPQLPGALSRSSSASRLNAQAPEFVPRPPAPAPLPVPVQQPAVIHVFAGPPPPPPASFFVAGPPPPPRAPPPFEYYAAGGGAAAGFAAVLDHDAGLEQPLPLPPAQPQPQGRELNPDDLLHKITKQVEYYFSDINLATTEHLMRFITKDPEGYVPMSVVASFKKIKSLLQSNSMLASALRTSSKLVVSEDGNRVKREQPFTESDLEELQARIVVAENLPDDHCYQNLMKIFSSVGSVRTIRTCYPQTPNGTGPVTNRSAKLDMLFANKLHAFVEYDTIEDAEKATLVLNDERNWRSGLRVRLLNSCMAKGGKGRKGGHETDAHGDEDVSTSDQPNDKHLEETSQPSDALGEHVSEESTGDTGRGRGRGRGRGGRGRGRGYNNHNNQYHNNNHPQHHHQNSNNQGNNRGGGHPIGTPPSSHPVKTEQQQTQSPPPAGANKQQPGPRMPDGTRGFSMGRGKPQALTPSLST